A genomic region of Salvelinus alpinus chromosome 12, SLU_Salpinus.1, whole genome shotgun sequence contains the following coding sequences:
- the dyrk3 gene encoding dual specificity tyrosine-phosphorylation-regulated kinase 3, giving the protein MMVLQRKAEGPITAARHGDGLYNSYMRTDHLLKEEADTHSPAGLPPIPKHTVNKPGVMRDQIGVSGGQLKAKYPYEDSTYNRKVNAVTTTTHNGNSTAGQTTCKPAPVTGLSKERTAGQITGKPASVPGLSKERSADSTGSSKGSSESTGPWGGKLVGPLIPEQALRQYRSQLTILEQTEIHSYPEVYFLGPNAKKRPAVAGGNNNGGFDDEQGGYIHVPHDHLAFRYEFLKVIGKGSFGQVAKVYDHKLQQHLALKMVRNEKRFHRQAQEEIRILEHLRKQDRSGTMNAVHMLEHFTFRNHICMTFELLSMNLYELIKRNKFQGFSLPLVRKFAHSILQCLEALNRHRIIHCDLKPENILLKQQGRSGIKVIDFGSSCFHHQRVYTYIQSRFYRAPEVILGSRYGLPIDMWSFGCILAELLTGYPMFPGEDEGDQLACVMELLGMPPTKLLEQAKRAKNFISSKGHPRYCGANTLPSGATVFTGSRSRRGKLRGPPASKEWSAALKGCEDLTFTDFIKRCLDWDPSSRLTPSQALRHPWLYRRLPKPLASAVGEKKGATEHHSTSLPSILPAKGVSGTAANPNKLRANVMGDSAGSIPLRTVLPKLVS; this is encoded by the exons GTGAATAAGCCAGGTGTGATGCGGGACCAGATCGGTGTTAGCGGGGGTCAGCTGAAGGCCAAGTACCCGTACGAAGACTCCACCTACAACCGCAAGGTCAATGCTGTTACCACGACAACACACAACGGCAACAGCACCGCCGGACAGACCACCTGTAAACCCGCCCCGGTGACTGGGCTGTCTAAAGAGCGCACCGCCGGACAGATCACCGGTAAACCCGCCTCGGTGCCTGGACTGTCTAAAGAACGCAGCGCAGACAGTACGGGCTCCAGTAAAGGGTCGTCAGAGAGCACCGGACCCTGGGGGGGCAAACTGGTGGGCCCCCTGATTCCTGAACAGGCCCTCAGACAGTACCGCTCGCAACTTACTATCCTGGAACAGACTGAGATACACTCCTACCCAgag GTGTATTTCCTGGGTCCCAACGCTAAGAAGCGTCCTGCAGTTGCTGGGGGCAACAACAATGGGGGTTTTGATGACGAGCAGGGGGGGTACATCCATGTACCCCACGATCACCTGGCCTTCAGATACGAGTTCCTCAAAGTCATCGGCAAGGGTAGCTTCGGACAG GTGGCGAAGGTGTACGACCACAAGCTGCAGCAGCACCTGGCGCTGAAGATGGTCCGTAACGAGAAGCGTTTCCACCGCCAGGCCCAGGAAGAAATCCGGATCCTGGAGCACCTCCGTAAGCAGGACCGCTCCGGTACCATGAACGCCGTCCACATGCTAGAACACTTCACCTTCAGAAACCACATCTGCATGACCTTTGAACTGCTCAGCATGAACCTGTATGAGCTGATCAAGAGGAATAAGTTCCAGGGCTTCAGCCTGCCGCTGGTCAGGAAGTTTGCCCACAGCATCCTGCAGTGTCTTGAGGCGTTGAACCGACACAGGATCATCCACTGTGACCTGAAGCCGGAGAATATACTGCTGAAACAGCAGGGACGGAGTGGAATCAAG gTGATAGACTTCGGTTCGTCATGTTTCCATCACCAGCGTGTCTACACGTACATCCAGTCCCGCTTCTACCGTGCCCCTGAGGTCATCCTGGGGTCACGCTACGGTCTCCCCATTGACATGTGGTCATTTGGCTGTATCCTGGCTGAGTTGCTGACAGGGTACCCCATGTTCCCAGGGGAGGACGAGGGGGATCAGCTGGCCTGTGTCATGGAGCTCCTGGGCATGCCCCCTACCAAGCTGCTGGAGCAAGCCAAGAGAGCTAAGAACTTCATCTCCTCCAAGGGTCACCCGCGCTACTGCGGGGCGAACACCTTGCCCAGTGGGGCCACTGTGTTCACAGGCTCCCGCTCGCGCAGGGGGAAGCTCCGGGGTCCTCCGGCCAGTAAAGAGTGGAGCGCGGCCCTGAAGGGATGTGAAGATCTCACTTTCACAGACTTTATTAAGAGGTGTCTAGACTGGGACCCTTCCAGCAGACTGACCCCTAGTCAGGCCCTCAGACACCCCTGGCTGTACCGACGCCTGCCTAAGCCCCTGGCCTCCGCCGTCGGGGAGAAGAAAGGAGCCACGGAACACCACTCTACCTCCTTACCGTCCATCCTGCCGGCTAAAGGAGTGAGCGGCACGGCGGCAAATCCCAACAAACTGAGAGCCAACGTGATGGGAGACTCGGCAGGGTCCATACCCCTCCGCACCGTGCTGCCCAAACTGGTCTCATag